GTCGGCACAGTGTCCGGCGTGCTGCTGTTTCTCTGGCTGCGCTCCGTCGGGCAGGTGGATCTCACCATCCGCCTCTCCTACATGCTGCTGCTCGGCGGCATCGGCCTGCTGATGCTGGCGGAGAGCGTGCGGGCCATCGTCAGGGCGCGATCCGGCGCGCCCCGCCCGGTGCGCCGGCCGGGCACCCGCCCCGCCCTCATGCGCCTGCCGCTGAAGATGCGCTTCCGCCGCTCGCGCATCTACATCTCGGCCCTGCCGGTGGTGGCCATCGGCTACGTCATCGGCCTGCTCGGCGCAGTGCTGGGCGTGGGCGGCGGCTTCATCCTGGTGCCGGCGCTGATCTACCTGCTGCGGGTGCCGACCCAGACATCGGTCGGCACGTCGCTGGTGCTCACCCTCGTCACCATGGCGGCCGCAACCGTGCTGCACGCGGTCGCCAACGGCACCGTGGATGCCGTGCTGGCGTTGGTGATGATGATCGGCGGCACGGTCGGCGCCCAGTTCGGCGCCCGCACGGGGCAGACGCTGAAGGCGGAGAACCTTCGGCTGCTGCTCGGCCTTCTGGTGCTGTCGGTGGCGGTGCGCGTGGGTGCCGAGCTGGTGACGGCGCCGGGCGACACCTTCGCCGTTACCGTGGTGGAGACGGTGCGATGAACGCCGCCCGCCCCCGCACCGGCGCGGCCACCCCGCGCTTTCCCCGCCTCGCGCTCGCCGGCCTCGCCCTGCTGGCGGGCCTTTTTACCGCGCCCGCCCGCGCCGACCGGCTGGTTCTGTCGGTATCGCAGCACAAGGTGAGCATCTCCTCGAGCTTCGCCGGCGCCGAACTGGTGGTGTTCGGCGTTGCCGAGGCGTCCGATGGCGCGCCCATCGACGACACCCCCGACGTGGTCGTGACCGTGCGCGGCCCGCGTGAGGATTTCACCACCTGGCGCAAGGCGCAGGTGCTGGGCCTGTGGATCAACACCGACAGCCGCACCTTCATCGATGTGCCCGCCTTTCTCACCGTCCTCTCCAACCGGCCCACCGACGAGATGGCGAGCCTCGCGATCCTGCGGCGGGAGCAGATCGGCCTTACGCGGAATATCTTTGTCCAGCGCGTGGGCGCCGATTTCGCCGACGTTGTGCCGACCGACCCGTTCCGCACGGCTTTTCTTCGGCTGCAGTCGGCCCAAGGGCTCTATGAGGAAAATGCGAAGGGCGTCACCTTCCTCGCCCCCCGGGTGTTTCGCGCGGAGGTCCGCATCCCCGGTGCAGCGCCCATCGGTTCGTACCAGATCGAGGTCAAGCTGCTGCGGAACGGTCTAGTTGCCGCTACGGAACAGGCCACCTTCGATGTGCAGAAAATCGGCTTTGAGCAACGCGTAGCAGAGTTCGCCATGAACGATGCCTTGCTTTATGGACTGGCCGTGGCCTTAGGCAGTCTGATTGTCGGCTTCATCGCCAACATCTTGTTCCGCAAGGAATGACCTGAGCAGAGCGACGGTGTGGAACGCTTTGACGTACAACCTGTCTAGAGATCGATAGGACGGAAGCGGTTACCAACGCTGGAATTCAGCAGGAACCCCCTCATTTTTTCCTTGAATCTGCTTTAATCCGCGTCCACACAAGGGCAAGGATTGTCAGATTATCATGATACCCTGTCCGTTTTTGCGGCCTCCGTGCACGGCCACAGGATCTGCTCCGGGTGCCAAGCCCTGACCGGCGCCCGTAGGGAACGGGGTGGCGCACACGCGCCGCCCCGGCACCCTCAACAGCTTCAGACGGTAGGGAACCGCAGCGGACATCGTTCGGCACGCGCGTTCCCAACGTCCGACGGCGTTGCATTGGGATCGCCCCGTGCTCTAGGAACGTCCCAGTCACCGGCCACCGCCGGGTGGCAAGCAGCCGCGCCCTGCATGCAGCGCCGGCGGGAGCAGGGAGACGACCTTGGCCGGGAGCATCGCCATCACCGTCGAAGGCGGCATCGCCCGTCTCACGCTCACCAATCCGGAGCGGCGCAACGCCATTTCCAGCGCCATGTGGCGCGCCCTCTCCGTCTTCGCCCAGGAGGCCGGCGGCCGTTCGGATATTCGCGTCGCGGTACTGCGCGGTGCCGGCGATCTCGCCTTCTCCGGCGGTGCCGACATTTCCGATTTCGACAGCGCCCGCTCGGATGCCTCCGGCGCCCAGAGCTATGACGATGTTGTGGAACAGGCGTGCTCCGCCATCGAGGGGCTGGCCTTCCCGACGCTCGCCTTCATTCGCGGCGCCTGCGTCGGGGCCGGGGCGGCGCTGGCGGCAAGCTGCGACATGCGGATCGCGGGCGATGATGCTTTCTTCGCCATCCCCGCCGCGCGGCTGGGGCTCGGCTACGATCCGCGCGGGCTCGGCCGCGTGCTCCGCGCCTTCGGCAGTCAGGGCGCGCGGCAATTGTTCTTCACCGCCGAGCGCCTCCCGGCAGATCGGGCGCACGCGATGGGCGCGGTGGATCTGATCGCCCCGGCGGCCGAAGTGGAGGCGCTGGCCGAGCGCACGCTCCTGCGCATCGCCGAGAACGCGCCGCTGACCCTCAAGGCCGCGAAACTCGCCATCCGGGCGGCCGAGAGCGGCAGCCAGGGCCTCTCCGGCGAGGCCAAGCGCGCCACTGCCTCCGCAAACGCCAGCGCGGATTATCGCGAAGGCCGCCTCGCCTTCGCCGAGAAGCGGGCGCCTCGCTTTTCGGGGACCTGACCGACACCGCACCCGGACGGCGGTGTCGCGTGAATGGGCGCTCTGGCCCGGATCGGGCAAAGCTCAGGCGCGGCTGCGGCCACCTCCCCGCATCATTTGCCCTGGGCTTTCAGGCGGGTATTGCAGGCACTCCAGTATTTTGGCCACGTCTGGCCGGCGGGAATCTTGCCGGCGGCCTTGGCCGCCCGCCATTCCGCCCCGCACGCAGCCTGACGCTGGTGCAATGCCGTCTCGGCCGCTGAGGGCGGCGCGCCGGGCTTGGCCGGGCTCGTCGCGCCCGTCGAGGCTGCCGGTGGCTTGGCGGGCGCCGTGGTCGCGGGCGGTGTCGTGGCAGGTGCAGGTGTGGCAGGCGCGGGCGTCGTCGCGGCCGGCTTTGTCGTGGTGGCGGGGGGCGTCGTCGTCTGCGCGAGGGCAGGCACCGCGAAGGCGGCGGCGAACGTCAGAGCAAGGACGGCAGTACGTGCACGCATGGTGCAGGCCTCCAAAAGGGCCGCGCAAAGCGGCGCGGCACACGGTCCGGTTCCGGACACCCCCTCAGCACGCCACGCGACCACGGCGGAATCGCGGCACAAACTATTGATGACGTTACGGAATTTCGGACCGGCACAGCGTTGCCGGGCGGCCGTGCCATCGCACGGGCCGCCCCCTCCACCGGCGCGATCCGTCCACATCGTCAATCGCGCGCCGATCCGTGGACAGGAGCCCCCCACGCCTATATGTTCCGCCGCCGCGTTGGGGCGTAGCCAAGTGGTAAGGCAGGGGATTTTGATTCCCCCATTCCCTGGTTCGAATCCAGGCGCCCCAGCCACGCCACGCCCCCGAGGCGATCCCCTACGCCCAGCCCTCCAGCACGATCTTGCCGATGGACCGCCCGCTCTCCAACGCGAGGTGGGCGCGCCTGAGGTTGTCCGGGGTAATGGCCCCGAAATGGGCGCCGAGGGTGGTGCGCAGGAGGCCTTCGTCCACCAGTCCCGCGACTTCCGAGAGGATGCGGTGCTGGGCGCCCATGTCCGGCGTCTCGAACATGGAGCGCGTGAACATGAACTCCCACGCGAGCGTACCGCTCTTCAGCTTCAGCAGGTTCGCATCCAGCCCCAAGGGATCGTCGATGACGCACACCGTGCCCTGCGGCACCAGCGCCTCCACCAGCTCCGGCCAGTGCTGCTGTGTCGCCGTCAGGCTGAAGATGCGATGAGCGCCGGCGAGCCCGAGCGCCTTCAGTTCAGCTGACAACGGCTTCGTATGATCGATCACATGGTCGGCCCCGAGGTCCTTCACCCAGGTGGCACTTTCCGGCCGGGAGGCGGTGCCGATGATGATGGCGGAGGCGAGCCGCCGCGCAAGCTGCACCGCCATGGAGCCGACGCCACCGGCGGCGCCCACGATCAGGAGGACCGTGCCGTCGTCGGCGACGCCGCGCGGCAGGCGCAGGCGATCGAACAGTCCTTCATAGGCCGTGAGCGCCGTGAGCGGCATGGCCGCCGCCTCGGCGAAGGAAAGCGTGCGTGGCTTGCGGGCGGCGATGCGGGCATCCACGAGGTGCAGTTCGGCATTGGTGCCGGGTCGCGTCAGGCTGCCGGCGTAATAAACCTCATCCCCCACGCAGAACGCCCCGGCGTCCGCGCCCACCGCCTCCACCACGCCGGCCGCGTCCCAGCCGAGGATGACGGGCGTCTCATCCGTGCCCTGGCGGCGCATGCGCACCTTGGTGTCCACGGGATTGACCGAAATGGCCTTCACCCGCACGAGCAGGTCGCGCGGACCGGGCACGGGGTCCGGCGCCTCGAAGGCGAACAGGGCGTCCACACTGTCGGCGGGACGGGAAGCGACGTAGCCGATGGCCTTCATGACGATCTCTCTCGAAGCTGGCGCGAGGTGCGCCGTCGTCCCCTAATCTTGATCGTCCGGCGCCCGGCGCAAGACGGCACAATCGGGTGGGGTGGTATCAGCCATGATACGCCATGTGGCGCGAACGACCTGCGTCCGCCATACTTCACCGCCGCCGCGACACGAGGAGGATCGAGCATTGGCAAGGCGCCACGAGACCCATCCGGGAACGGGATGCCCCGTGGAAGCGACGCTGGCGCTGATCGGCGCCAAGTGGAAGGGCGCGACCCTATTTCATCTCATGGACGGCGAATTGCGCTTTTCCGAATTGCGACGCCGCCTGCCCAACGTCACCCAGCGCATCCTCTCCAAGGCGCTGCGCGAGCTGGAGGCGGATGGGCTGGTGCTGCGCCGGGTCTATCCCACCGTGCCGCCGCAAGTCGGCTACCGGCTCACCCGCAAGGGCGAGGCGTTGCGGGGCGCCATCGGGGCGCTGGCCGATTTCGGGCGCGGCCATCTTCAGGGCGCAGCCTGCCCGTTTCCCCATGCCGAGCAGGCGGTGGCGGCGGAATAGCGCGGCAGAGGGCCGCTGAGCATCGCGCGCCGGCTGCGCGAAATTGAGCTAGTGTCTCGCCATGCCCCGTCCTTACCATCATGGCCCGCCGTCGGATCATTTCGACGGCACGCGCTTCTTCAATCCCGATCACCCTTCCACTGACAAGAGCCTGAAGGATCTCCTGGCCTGGCGCCGCGCCAAGCGCGGACAGGCGCCCCAGTCTGCCGGCTGGCCGGCCGAGCCGCCGCTCCCGACGCGGAAGGAGACGCCGCCACCCCGCGTGGCATCCGGCATCCGAATCACCATGGTCGGGCACGCCAGCGTGCTGATCCAGGTGGCAGGACTGAACATCCTCACCGATCCGGTGTGGTCGGAACGCGCCAGTCCGCTCGGCTTTCTGGGGCCGAAGCGGCACAACCCGCCGGGCATCGCCTTTGAGGCGCTTCCGCCGATCGACTGGGTGCTGCTCAGCCACAACCATTACGACCACATGGATCTGGCGACCCTGCGCCGTCTCCAGCGCGCCCATCGCCCGCGCGTGCTCACGCCGCTCGGTAACGACAAGGTCCTGCGCCCGCGGATCAAGGCCCTCGACATCACCACCGGCGACTGGGGCGCGCGGTTCGATCTCGGCGCGGGGGTGGAAGCGATCCTCCATCCTGCCAACCACTGGTCGGCGCGCGGTGTCCGGGACCGGCGGTTCGCCCTTTGGGCCGGCTTCGTGCTGGCGACGCCGGAAGGGCTGATCTATTTCGCCGGGGATACCGGCTACGGCACCGGCGCGATCTTCCGGGCGGTTGCGCGCGACATCGGCGCGCCACGGGTGGCGCTGATCCCCATCGGCGCCTACGAGCCGCGCTGGTTCATGAAGCCGCAGCACACCAACCCGGAAGAGGCGGTGCGCATCCTGGAGGACACCGGCGCCACCCAGGGCCTCGGCATCCACTGGGGCACGTTCCGCCTCACCGACGAGGCCCAGGATGCGCCGAAGCGCGCGCTCAGCGCGGCGCTCGACGCCGCCGGTATCGCCAGAGACCGCTTCCTGCCGCTCCACCCGGGACAGGTTTGGGAAGCGGCCGGCTAGCCGATGGCCTCCTCCAGCCGGTCGGCGATGGTCTTCAGCACCTTGACCCGGCCGTAGCGCTTGTCCTCCGCCTCCACCAGCGTCCAGGGGGCGAAGCGGGTGGAGGTGCGGTCCACCATCTCGGTCACCGCCGCCTCATAGAGCGGCCATTTCTCGCGGTTGCGCCAGTCCTCCGGGGTGAGCTTGAAGCGCTTGTAGGCGACCGTCTCGCGCTCCTCGAAGCGGCGCGCCTGCTGCTCCTGGCTGATGGCGAGCCAGAACTTCACCACCACATAGTTGGCCGCCGCGAGCTGACCCTCGAAATCGTTGATCTCGCCATAGGCCCGGCCCCAGTCATCCGGACCGCACAGGCCCTCCACCCGCTCCACCAACACGCGGCCGTACCAGGAGCGGTCGAAGATGACGATGCGCCCGTGCGCCGGGATGTGCCGCCAGAAGCGCCAGAGATAGGGCCGCGCCCGCTCCTCGTCGGTGGGCGCGGCGATGGGATGCACGCGGAAGCGCCGCGGGTCGAGCGCCCGCCGCAGCCGCATGATGGTGGAGCTCTTGCCCGCCGCGTCCGAGCCCTCGAAGGCCACCACCAGCCCGGCCTCGGCAAAGCGGCGGGAGTTGGTGAGGCGGGTGATGCGGCTCTGCTCCTGCGCCAGCTGGCGGTCGTACGCGTCTTCGTCGAGGGATTTGGACAGGTCGAGCGTCGAGAGGATGGAGAAGGTCGGCAGCGCCGGCGGCAGCCGCGTGGGATTGGGCGCGAGGGGCTGCGGGGCCGGCTCGGGCTCCGACACCATGGACCTCAGCTTCTCCAGCAGGAGGCTACCGGCCATGGCGTCGCGATACTCCTCGTCGGCGGCCGGCACGACGTGCCAGGGCGAGGTCTCGGTGGAGGTGGCGCGGGCGGCGTCCTCGGAGATCGCGAGCAGACGCTTGCGCGGGCCAGCTTCCTTCAATTCCTCCCACTCGCGCACGACCGGGCGTTGCCACTCGCCCCTGGACACGCCCTTGAGGCGCGCGCGCGCCTCCGCCTCGTCGAGGTAGAGCCAGATCTTGAGAAGGCTCACCCCCTCCGCATGAAGCATGGCCTCGAACCGCTCGATCTCGTCCAGCGCGGCCATGAAGTCGGCGCGCTTCATCTCGCCGAGCGCCCGCCGGCACAAAGGGGCGTGATACCAGGAGCCCAGCATGATGCCGATCTGGCCGAAGGGCGGCAGCTCGCGCCAGTATTTCCACATGGCCGGACGGTCCTCCGGCGCGCAGGGCATGTCGAAGGTGAGCGTCTGCAGCTTGCGTACGTCCAGCCAGCCGTAGAGACGGTTCAGCACCGCCCCCTTGCCGGCGCCGTCCGGCCCGTGGATCAGGACGATGAGGCTGCGCCGCTTCTGCTCGATGAGCTGGAACTGCGCGGTGAGCAGATCCTCGCGCAGGCTGGGCTCCATCGCCTTGAAGGCGGCCTTGTCGAGATGGTGCGCGAACGTCGCGGATTCGAACATGCCGCCTCTCCTCCGGTCGGGGGGAGGCAGCCTGTACGAGCCGTCAGGCCGATGCAACCTTCTGGGTGGCGGCGGAGGGCACCTTCACCCACGCCTCGCCATCCAGCACCACCTCGCCCTTCACCGTGCAGATGCAGGAGAGGCGGGCCCGGAAGCGCTCGGGGATCAATTCCACCACGCGCACCTCCACCTCCACCGTGTCGTCGATGCGCACGGGAGCCCTGAAGTTCAGCGTCTGGGAGATGTAGACCGCGCCCGGGCCGGGCAGGCGGGTGCCGAGCACGGCAGAGATCAGGCTCGCGGTATAGAGGCCATGAGCGATGCGGCCACCGAAAGGCGTGCGCGCGGCGAAATGCTGGGACAGGTGGATGGGATTGCGGTCGCCGGTGAGTTCGGCGAAGCCCACGATGTCGGACGAGGAGACCGTCTTCGACATGCGCTCGATGCGGCCCACCGTCAGGTCTTCAAAAAAGAGGTTCTGCAATTCGAGGAACATGGGCGCGCTTCCATTATGCTTGTCGGGGCGCGCACTCTAGAAGCCAGCCGCGAGGGTGGGAAGTCGGCCGAAATGGTAAGCCGGAACGTCGCAGGGGCGGCGGACACGGGCAGAGGCGGCGTCAGGCCGCCTCCCCCTTGAGCTTGCGCATCAGCTCTTCCAGTTCCGCGTTCTTTTCCGTCGGCAGCACCACATTCACCCGCGCCAGCAGGTCGCCGTGGCCGCCTGTCGCATTGGGCAGGCCCTTGCCGCGCAGGCGGAAGGTGCGCCCGCCAGAGGTCCAGGCCGGAATGGCGAGCTCCACCGCGCCGGTCAGCGTGGGCACGCGCACCTTGGCCCCGAGCACCGCGTCGGCAAGCGGCACGTCCAGCGACTGGCGCAGATCGTCGCCGTCCCGCTCGAACACGGGATGCGTGGCGTAGGAGATGGTCACATAGGCATCGCCCGCCGGCCCGCCCATGGGGCTTGGCTCGCCCTGCCCCTTGAGGCGCATGCGGTGCCCCTCGCGGGTGCCGGGCGCGATCTTGATGTCGATCTGCTTGCCATTGGGCAGGCCGACACGCTTCGACGCCCCCTGAGTCGCCTCCTCGAAGGAAACGGGGAGCGTGATTTCCATGTCGGCGCCTGGCTGAGGCGCAAAGCCGCCGCCCGCCGAGCGGCGCTGGCGGCCGAAGCCGAAGATGTCGCCAATGTCCTCGAACCCGCCGCCACCGCCACGCGACGACGTGCGCCGCGCGCCCTCGGGGCCGAAGGAGAAGCTCTCGAAAATCGTGTCGCCGTCGAAGCCGGAGAACCCGCCGGGGCCGCGCCGGGGACCGCCACCGCCGAACCCGGAAAATTCCGGCGCGCGCGGCTTGCCCTCCGCGTCGATCTCGCCGCGGTCGAACTGGCCGCGCTTCTCCTTGTCGGAGAGAATCTCGTGCGCCGTATTCAGCTCGGCGAAGCGGTCCTGGGCCTTGGGATCGGACGCATTCGCATCCGGGTGGAGCTTCTTCGCGAGCTTGCGATAGGCGCGCTTGATCTCTGCCTCGTCGGCGGTCTTGGAAACACCGAGGACGTCGTAGGGATCACGCATGAATAGTCACCTCTGCGGCCGGCACTCAGGCGGCCAGCCGCAGCGAACATGTGGTTCGCGGCGCAAAAAATGCAACGGTACCGCTCAAAGCCTCTGCGCTTTTGTGCGCCATGCTCTTTTTGCGTGTCCTGCGCAGAAGGCTCAGGCGCGCCCGAGCAGGCGGACCTGGTTCAGCACCGTGCCGCCACGGCTCTTGCAGGCCTCGCCCTGAACCCAGCGGTCGGGGGTCTTGCCATCCACCAGCGAGATCATGAAGGCGCGGCAGCCGGCCTGGGTCGGGCCGACCGGGGTCGCGGTGCCGCGAGCGCCCGTCTCCGGATTGTCCCACGGGACCGATACGTCGCCATCACGGGCGGCCAGCGCCTGTTCGAGCGCGAGCTTCGCCTGCGTCCAGTCGCCGGGCGCGATACCCTTGGGCGCCGGCCCATCCGGCACCGGCAGGGAGGCCGGCGTTGCCTTGATGGAGCCGGTGACGAGCGAATCGTCATCATGGAACGGCACGCTGGCGCAGCCGGAAAGGAGCGCGGCCAGAAGACACGCTCCAGCCACGGCCGTCAGCCCTTCGCGCGGGCGCCCGACACTTCTATATAGAACGATGAAGCCGCCCCGAGAGGCGCGCGAACGATGAGGCACGAGGGGCTCCACATGACGGCGAGCGAGACCATGGAACCCCGAGATCCCTTAACATCCGGTGATTTCACCGAATCTTCCGAGCCCTTCCGTCTTTTCGGCGCGTGGCTGGAGGAGGCCGGCAAGTCCGAGCCCAATGACCCGAACGCCATGACGCTGGCGACCGTGGACGAGGATGGGCTTCCCGACGCCCGCATGGTGCTGCTGAAGGGGCTGGACGAGCGCGGCTTCGTCTTCTTCACCAACACCGGCAGCGCCAAGGGCCGGGAGCTGGCAGCCCACCCCAAGGCCGCATTGGTCTTCCACTGGAAGTCCCTGCGCCGGCAGGTGCGGGTGCGCGGGCCGGTGGAGCAGGTGAGCGACGCGGAGGCCGATGCCTATTTCGCCACCCGCCCCCGCCTATCGCAGATCGGCGCCTGGGCCTCGACCCAGTCACGCCCGCTGGAGGGCCGCTTCGCGCTGGAAGCGGCGGTCGCGACGACCACCGCGAAATATGCCCTCGGCAGCGTGCCGCGCCCACCCCACTGGACCGGATTCCGCATCCTGCCCACGGCGATCGAGTTCTGGCACGACCGGCCGTTCCGCCTGCACGACCGCGTGGTGTTCCGCCGCGCCGGCGAGGGCGAGGCGTGGACGAAGACGCGGCTCTATCCCTGACCGGAAAGGCCGGCCGGGCTTGACCCGGAGACGGGCGGGTGCTGCATGAGGTCGCCCGCTGTGGCCGAGGCTTTCATCATGACCCCCCAATCCGAAGATCGCCCGCGCATCATGCTCCTCACCGGAGCTTCGCGCGGCATCGGCCACGCCACGGTGAAGCGCTTCTCCGCCGCCGGCTGGCGCGTCATCTCCTGCTCGCGCCATGCCTTTCCCGAGAAGTGCCCCTGGGGCGCCGGCCCGGAGGATCATCTGCAGGTGGACCTTTCGAGCCCTGCGAGCACGAAGGCAGCCATCGCCGAGGTCAAGAGCCGCCTGCCGGAAGGCAAGCTCGACGCGCTCGTCAACAACGCAGCCATATCGCCCAAGGGCGAAGGCGGCGCGCGCCTCGGCACGCTGGACACCGACCTTGAGACCTGGGTGGACGTGTTTCAGGTGAATTTCTTCGCCCCCATCATCCTCGCCCGCGGCCTTTCGGCGGAGCTGGAAAAGGCGCAGGGCTCTGTGGTGAACGTGACCTCCATCGCCGGCTCGCGGGTGCATCCCTTCGCGGGGGCCGCCTATGCCACCTCCAAGGCGGCGCTCGCCTCGCTGACGCGGGAGATGGCCTCCGACTTCGGTCGCAGGGGCATCCGCGTCAACGCCATCGCGCCAGGAGAGATCGATACCGCCATCCTCTCGCCGGGCACCGACAAGATCGTCGCGCAGATTCCCATGCAGCGCCTCGGCACGCCGGACGAGGTGGCAAAGATCATCTACGTGCTGTGCACGGACACCTCTTCGTACCTGAACGGCGCCGAGATCCACATCAACGGCGGCCAGCACGTCTGAGCGAGCGGCTCATTCTTGGCGTTAGAGCCAGCCGCGCCACTTGAAGAAGACGTAGGGCAGGACGCCCGAGATCACCATCGCGACGAGGGCTGCCGGATAGGCATAGGTCCAGTTCAGCTCCGGCATGTGCTGGAAGTTCATGCCGTAGATGGAGGCGATGAGCGTCGGCGGCATCAGCACCACCGAGAGCACGGCGAAGATCTTGATGATGTTGTTCTGCTCGAGGCTCACCATGCCGATGGTGGCATCGAGCAGGAACTGCAGCTTGTCGCCGAGGAAGTTGGCGTAGTCGGAGAGGCCGGCCACGTCCCGGCTCATGGACTTGATGTTGGCCTTCCCGTCCTTGGCGATGGTCGATCCGTCGGTGTCCGCGCCGAGGAACGAGATGAGCCGCTGCAGCGAGGCGAGGCTCTCGCGAGCGTAGGACACCAGCCCTTCCTTCCGGCCAATGTGGGAGAGAATGGCGCGGTAGCGCTGGTTGGCATTCTCGCGGCTGCCGGATCGGTCGAAAATCCGCCGCGAGATGCGCTCGACGTCCGCGCCGATCTGCTCCAGCACGTCGGCGGACCGGTCCACCACGGCTTCCAGCAGCTCGATCAGAACATCCTCGCCCTTGAGGGTGTCCGGGCAGGACTTCCCGAGCCTGGTCGCAACGGACGGGAAGGCGCGCGGCTCGCCATAGCGCACAGTGATGAGACGACCGCGGGTGAGGATGTAGGTGACAGCCAGCATCACCGGCGTCTCGGTGTCGGCGCCGCAGAGGATGGTGGCCGTCATGTAGCGTGCGCCGCCCTCCACATACAGGCGGCTCGACTGCTCGATCTCGCCCATCTCCTCGCGGGTGGGGACCGAGATACCGGCAAACACCTCGGCCCGGGCGTCGTCCTCT
The nucleotide sequence above comes from Xanthobacter flavus. Encoded proteins:
- a CDS encoding magnesium transporter CorA family protein; its protein translation is MIIAYLARQGSLEAVPVVDGAIPEAAIWIDLVSPTEEDDARAEVFAGISVPTREEMGEIEQSSRLYVEGGARYMTATILCGADTETPVMLAVTYILTRGRLITVRYGEPRAFPSVATRLGKSCPDTLKGEDVLIELLEAVVDRSADVLEQIGADVERISRRIFDRSGSRENANQRYRAILSHIGRKEGLVSYARESLASLQRLISFLGADTDGSTIAKDGKANIKSMSRDVAGLSDYANFLGDKLQFLLDATIGMVSLEQNNIIKIFAVLSVVLMPPTLIASIYGMNFQHMPELNWTYAYPAALVAMVISGVLPYVFFKWRGWL
- a CDS encoding SDR family NAD(P)-dependent oxidoreductase is translated as MTPQSEDRPRIMLLTGASRGIGHATVKRFSAAGWRVISCSRHAFPEKCPWGAGPEDHLQVDLSSPASTKAAIAEVKSRLPEGKLDALVNNAAISPKGEGGARLGTLDTDLETWVDVFQVNFFAPIILARGLSAELEKAQGSVVNVTSIAGSRVHPFAGAAYATSKAALASLTREMASDFGRRGIRVNAIAPGEIDTAILSPGTDKIVAQIPMQRLGTPDEVAKIIYVLCTDTSSYLNGAEIHINGGQHV